Genomic segment of Hoplias malabaricus isolate fHopMal1 chromosome 14, fHopMal1.hap1, whole genome shotgun sequence:
CCAGTGGTGGTCTTCCCAGAAATCACTGAGCAAACACCCCCCGCCCCCCACTCCCCAGTTTCTTTGCTCTCTGGGATTTAAAGAGTGGGCGATTTCAAGAAATatatcaaaaaataaaaccaccTTCTCCTGCTTTAAATGTCTCTGCCTGTTGACGGAGATAAGTCCCTGATTTTAACTGAGTGGAAATAAGTGGAAATCACTGCCTGAGGCCTGTTACCAAGACCAGTCTCAGAGTGGACACACGTCCCAACAGGGTCCTGATCAGAGCCAAGCTCCATTTACCTTTCAAATAAATCAAGGGTCCAatggaaatattaaaattaGGAGCAGGCCACGAGAGCAGAGCACCAGCGCTTGTCCATCATCCTGTCATCCGGGGCACCTCTGCGCCTAGAGAGATTCTGGCGGTTCCTGGCTCGGGATCCAGGTTTccaaatgtttttatgtttttaatggtGCAGACGAAGGCGGCTCCAGTGCCGTTGATTTGGAGCTGGGTGTGTTTCGGAAAGGCTGAGCTGATGTGTGAGGTTTGTGGCTCTGCCAAAGAGGATCTTTAGGGGTTCTTGGACAATAGAAATGTCTCTGACCATTCGTCATGAATCATGCGCATGAGCACGGTGCCTAGCAACAGCCAGAGTGGTCTAAAGCCCCCCAGCATTGAGCGGTGGCGTGTAGAGTGACGTACGCACATCTGATACCTCTGGGGTGACTCGGattagtgtttgtgatccaggatTAATCACCCGAcgtcagtacctgacctcactaatgtttataattaatttataaatgtcCATCCTGGGTTTTGGAGGGTGAGATCATAGCCTGGAAGGCCCAAAATATCCGGGTGTGACtttctatatttaaataaatatcctgTGGATTTAAACAAACGTGTTCTAGCTGCATGTTCGAGCCTCGCCTGTGTCACGTCCTGAAACAAAGCGCAGGGAAGTGACAGGTAAATTGGGTTTATTAGTGTTTCATTACTGTTGTATTGATACTGGCAGCAGCTGATGGAAAGCAGAGCCTGCTGGGAAGCCTCAaaggacagtgggtaggtgggTGGGATTGAATTAGAGCCTATTGGGACCAACTAGGAACATCAAAGTCAAACCACAACCCTGGGTCATCtcccagtacacacacacacacacacacacacccatccgTCAGTCACACAAACCCCAACCCCCATGTCCCTGCTGAAATCACTGAAAATCCTGGAAACGTTGAGAGGGTGCGTCCTCTTTCCTGTCTGGACAGAACAAGGATGACCATTGACCTGAAAAAGGAAAATGACAAATATCAAGGGGGAAGTACTCTGTAAGTTTGAAAccgtttgtttatgtttatacaTGGAGACTGACCGTATTACTGTGATCTCTCCATAGAGCAGGGggaaacccggaggaaacacacgcagacacagggagaacacacagacagtcacccggaggaaacccacacagacacagagagaacacaccacactcctcacagacagtcaccgggagcaaacccacgcagacacagagagaacacaccacactcctcacagacagtcacccggaggaaacccacgcagacacagagagaacacaccacacttctcacagacagtcacccggaggaaacccacgcagacacagagagaacacaccacactcctcacagacagtcacccggaggaaacccacgcagacacagagagaacacaccacacttctcacagacagtcacccggaggaaacccacgcagacacagagagaacacaccacactcctcacagacagtcacccggaggaaacccacgcagacacaaagagaacacaccacacttctcacagacagtcacccggaggaaacccacgcagacacagggagaacacaccacactcctcacagacagtcacccggaggaaacccacgcagacacagggagaacacaccacactcctcacagacagtcacccggagcgggactcaaacccacaacctccaggtcagcCATAGAGCAGCAGTGGCCTGGTGGTTACAGAGGTGGtcttgtaaccggaaggttgccggttcgatccccagagctgggagtaaggcacctaacccccaggTGCCCACTGCTGCAGGCATATGAGGAGAATaaatacctgtgtgtgtgtgtaagcgcagtgaccaataaagtgattctgattctaattctaggaccctggagctgtgtgaccgtgaCGCCCTAACAATAaacttatttttattcatattttcttGGTTCTGCCAGTCTTTGGCTCATTCCACTGTGAGTTTGATTATGCTGTAGGTAATAGGTCTTAACTACAATTAAGAGATAACTAAATCATATGGAACGATGCACATCTCAAGCTCCACCTGCTTCCTATCGAACCTCCCACAAATGTCCCCTCCTTCTTTGGCACCAGACTCTCTAAGCAACACGTGGTAATGGGAGTGAAGGTTTATTTTAACTACTGTGCAGAAAACGTGGAACATTTCCTCCATACATGACACATATCGATCTGCAGATCTAATAAAACTCATCCAGGAGTTTAAGTAACACTGAACGATACCAGAACCATGTTATAACTTTACTGATGTAACAAATATCTCAGTGAGAGGTTCTGAAGAATATTTACAatgcaaaatgaattaatatctTACAGAATGAATAGCTGAGTATAAATGAGGAATTTACATACGCCATTACAACCTGTTTAATATAAGCACCACAAACGTTTTCAGTGGAACTAACGATGGAGTGGGTTTGTGGTGATGGTCatccattttaataaaatgttcctGAAGGTGCATAATGGTGCCgtccattttatattttacccTTTTGTCTTTGGCAGTTTCTTCAAGTCAAATCTTTCCTGGTTATCATTAGTAGAAAAGCTTGATTTTACAGTATACAATATATTAACATATTAACCTGAAGCTGAACCCAACGTCAGTTATGCAGCACTTGAAAATGTCAATGCAGCTTGACTAGAAGAAGCACCACACGACCACAATGACACCTTTAAGTCTCGTAATTTTCCCTCTTAAAAAGCCCAGATGTCCTGGAagaaagtgaacaaacaaaaGTTTGTGGGATCCGCTGTGCGCAGAAGCCCTCACTGGTCGACAAAGTGGATGTTGTAGGTGACCTGATGGCCATTGTCCCAGGCGTACAGCACCTTCTCTTTGGGGTTGTAGTCCACCTGGGTGACGAAGGCGTGCTCGTTGGTGAAGGGCAGCCTGGGCGCGGCCTCGGTGTTGGTGTGCGTGTCGTAGGCGTAGGAGATCTCGCCCTCTTTCTGGTTGTAGCTGTCCACTGCGTAAAGGACCCCACACACGATGAAGCAGTTCCCGTAGGAGTTCCGCCTCAGGCCCGTCCTCCAGGTGGTCTCCTTCTTCGTGGACAGGTCTCCAGGGTCCAGTTTGCTAATGACGATGACCTCGTGGTGCGAGTAGTCATAGTCCAGAGATGGGTAAATCACCCAGAGGCCGCTCTCGTCCACGGCAAAGTCGATGTCGGAATGACCACGCCACTTCCACGGCGTCGTGTCCTCGTACACCACGTCATGTAGCAGAGTCCAGGCCGCGACGTAGCGCATCCTCAGGTCGTATTTGATGATGTTCTTGGTGAAAGCTCGGTTATAATAGAAGGCGCCGTTGAAGACCACGTGACCGGTTCCAATCCAGTTGTACGGGAGTTTGTAGAGGTTACTCCAACGAcctgggacagagagagagagagacagattacATTTATGGCAACAGTTATAGTCTTGGAGTCCTGGAACTTTGAGGAATCTTGGCTGTAGCGGGCTACCTCAACACCTTTTTACCGAATTAGACTAGAAAATAAGGTCCGTCAAAATCCTATCTTGCACTGTTTGGTGAAATCGTGTCGCTGTACATGGAGTTGCTCTGTTCTATCCAAAAGTACCTGTGAGTTtaggtttagatgatttaaagatggggaTTTTGATGTTAGTGACCATAAACATGGCATACTATGCTTACATTTTAGCttatatttgttgaataaaatgacaaaagagcaggagaatgtttgaattagtattatacatcacacaaacaatgcttttaaacgtatttctACGCCTAATGTTACATTATGAGTTGGTTTCCCACCTTGCTTGAAATTCTCCAGGTTGCGAAACTCCACCAGGTTGTTGCCGTAGTAATAGTTGGTGACGAAGATTTTGTTGTCCTTGGCGAGAGGGTCCTTCATCCAGGCGCCTTCGTTGCGGCCATAGCTGTGGTGTTTCTCGGGCATCTCCACTGACGCAATGGTGCCCTCACACTCCAGAGATTTACCTGCTGCAGGAGAACAGAGTGTAGACACTTCGCTTAACTACCTTCCAAACTTCTTTAAGATTCAGAACCACTGCACAAGGTGCATCCACATGATCCAGATATTTGCTGCCCCCAAGAACATCTGCGCCAGATACCAACTGTTTTCAACTCTTTTAAATCATTTAGTAACTACACAGATTGACTAGCAACACCCATCCACAAAGAACAAGGTCAGTTGTACTTTCTTGAACACGCTGCCCACTAGAGAAAGTGGGCTTGTGGGTGCTCTCCAGCTGAGTGATAAGTAGAACCACCATAGTCTTATAAACACCCTACAATGACACTTTCCCACTGCACTGTCCCTATTCTACTCGACTTGGCTCTACTCAGATTTTTTACGTTTCCACTGGGTAAAGTTGGTGTCTGGTTACCTGGATCCAGTCGAGCCAAATGgagactaaaccgtggcgtgtaaaccttgcagagcgctgattgtccagagagagttgtCACTCTACGctacgcaacgcagacgaccagcaccaactctccatctgtaaagtCTGCAGCTACAGCATTTGTTTTATCCGAATCATGATggcgtggtcttttgaagaggttcaaatgctcttTGGATCTgtggctgatgaaagaatccagcgagagctggacgctgcataAATGgcctactgatctgtctgaactgaggatggagctgtgttcagttccaagccaaaacaacaaaacgcCAAAACGccatgagtaaacaacactgAAATTTGTCGTGGAAAACCAACCTGGTACCAGAACGTAGAGTCAAATAGAGTCGAGTAGTGCAggtatcatgcagtggaaaagcaccataaatgtatttataaagtcTTATGAACACATGGTTCACATGATTGTCACCATTAGGACTGGTGCTGCTTGGAGGTGGAACATAAAAGATGATCCTTCTTAGGGTCCCTAGTGTCAAAACTGGGAAACACCACTTTACACAAGAGGCCCaaagaaaagaaggaagagGTATCAACAGTACCTGCTTTGTTAGCATTAACCTTTCCAGCACTGTCCTTGCTTCTTGGTCCCAGTGTGACTGTGATGACCGGTCTCTCTGTAGCTGGAGTGGCCTGAGTGGAACTCGTGGTCAAGAGTTCCTCAGCACTTGTTGTTTTGGAAgcagctgttgttgttgttgttctcacAGCAGCAGcggtggaggtggtggttgttgttgttgtggtcggTGCCAGGGTGGTGGTGCCCTCAATGGCATCCAGGACGAGTTCGGACCCGCCTCTGCCCTCGATCTGGTGGACGGTGTGGGTTTTGGCTGGGCTTTCTTCGAATGCCAAGAAACAGCAAGGGAAgcagagggagaaagacagGGAGGAGAGATTACAACCTACAGTTCAGTGCTTCAGATTCCACAGCCTCTCATCAAAAGacgtatttattattaatgagaCGCCGTTCATGGCAACTTCCTGCGCTGTAACCCAGTCTCTAGCCGTGATGTTTGGGCCCAGGGTTCTCTGAGTGAGCCCCTTTCATCTCGGGCCATAAAAAACACATCTCCATGAGACAATGTCAGGGAACAGACCCTGAGCTAAGCCCCCTCTTCCTGCACTGTGGGGCTGTCTGGCACTTTACCCATGAGCACTCGAGGACAGACACCAATTCAGCAGGTATTTCTGCGTCACGAGACAAGTGGGATAATGCTGCGACTGGCCAAGGCTGTCTACTGCTTACCCTCCTATACCCTCCCTCACCTCGCCTACATTTATACCTTAAAACACTTCTTCTTACGTTGTTTCTACATCACGCATCTCACATGAGATGAACACAATTGCTTTGTAGCCCCTGGATGAACCAGTTagtgctccacagagtgggtcacTCCACtagtttaaaaatgcattatgtTTGATTAATGAGTGCTCATGCTATTTTCAGGGTAGCCAACATATGATCTTGAATAAAAATCTATTTCTCTAAGCTTTGGCCCTAACACAAAGAGATCACAGGTTCGATGGGATGGCCCCGTCCCTCATCACTGCTCATGCTGTAAGCTAGCACAGgtatctgtcagctgatgtgatagATCTGGATAGTTTGCATGCTCTTCTAATGAGGTAAACTGtttgaaagcagtttgaaaagaagcagtggcttgGCCTCACACTCCTGAGCACTGTGTGGGAACAGAGGAGACTCCCTGAAGTTTGGAATTGAAAATGAGGACAAATTTGGaaataattaaagaaataaattacTCATTAAACAATTTCAGAGGCACAAACCAAGACAAATCTTGAGACAACAACAGAAATGTCCACCAAAACGTTCGCAGAAAGTGACACCATGAACACATTTTAACGAGGAGTTGAAATCCAGGGGAGTTCACTACGCTGCCTCCAAGCTGTTCTGGTGCTGACAATTACTATTAACTACTCCCAGCAAGAAGAATGTACTGGAGGAAAGAGGCCGTTTATGGACCTTGCTGATGGATTTGTGCAGATCCAGGTTTACAGCAGGTTGGGGGTTTAATGGAGTCttgtaaatgtacagtaattaAACGTTTCTCACTGGATCTTTATTTATTGTGAAATTCAATGTGGATTGTCATCTGTTGGCTTTGGAATTATATTCTGAAAGTAGAGCTAATGACATTGTGGAGCGGTTTCTACACAATTCGCCAAAACCCAAACAACCACCAAGCCTCAGTGTTACTGAACATTCCCATCCATTTCTCAGAACAGAACCAGGGATGAAGACGTTGATTTAGTTAATGTTCTGGAACAATAAAAGGCTTGGCGTCTGCTCTAAAAACAACAGCCATGAGACCAGGGTCTAATTACACGTTGACTTCATTAACCCTTAGACGTCCAGAGTCATTAGAGTCATTTTAAAGTAATACGATTTGTGCTAAAGTAGTTCAGTTACATCATTTAATGATTAATTACATTGTTGGGTCATAAATCACACTTTATTCTGTACTGACAAGTTTAATTACACACTTCTGGTTTaggtctctttctctttacGTCAAAGAAATGACAAAATCTTTGCAAAAAATTGGTTATTTTTCCTAAAAGGACAACACCAGGCTCCCCTTCACTGCACGTGGAGAGAGAACTTTAAACACAGAATCTAAACACTGCACAGAAACATTTCTGTTGTTTCAGAAACATTTAAtatcatatattcattcattcattcattgtttcacTTACAGTGGTTGAGGTCTGACCATTCAATCGTTCATTTTCTATGAATTATCCTGgtttttcactcactcacccacccacactgtggatggtttcacacattcacccagtcactctttctcacacatacacacacacacacacacacatgcaggccATTTTGAATTGGCATTCCACCTACCcacgtgtgtttggactgtgtgaggaaagcagagcacccagaggaaacccacacagacacagggagaacacaccaccctcctcacagacagtcacccggaggaaacccacgcagacacagggagaacacaccaccctcctcacagacagtcacccggaggaaacccacgcagacacagggagaacacaccacactcctcacagacagtcacccggaggaaacccacacagacacagagagaacacaccacactcctcgcagacagtcacccggaggaaacccacacagacacagagagaacacaccacactcacagacagtcacccggaggaaactcacacagacacagagagaacacaccacactcctcacagacagtcacccggaggaaacccacacagacacagagagaacacaccacactcctcacagacagtcacccggaggaaacccatgcagacacagagagaacacaccacactcctcacagacagtcacccggaggaaacccacgcagacacagggagaacacaccacactcctcacagacagtcacccggaggaaacccatacagacacagagagaacacaccacactcttcacagacagtcacccggaggaaacccacacagacacagagagaacacaccacactcctcacagacagtcacccggaggaaacccacacagacacagggagaacacaccacatttctcacagacagtcacccgaatcACATTGATTCATATCAAAATAACGTAGTTATAACATTTTTGCTATCAGTGTGAAGCAGATATTCATTGACCTCTGATGATATagacacacctctctctcctctcgccGTGTCGTCTCCGTCAGTGTCATCCACTCGAGATGCTTTATAGTAAGTGATTCCTCGGATGACGCCCGGCTGGTGACCCAGAGTCTTGGCCTTGGCCGTGGGGTCAGGTTTCGCAGGTTTGACCGCTTTGGCCTGCGGCTCCTTCTTGGGTTTAACTGGCTTCTCTTTGGCTTGTTTGGGCGGAGCTTTGGCCACTGGGGGCTTTTTATTGGTGGCTTTCACCACCTCCTTGGGCTTCTTATTCTCTGTGGCCTACAGATTAACACAGTGTTTTATGGGTCAGTGTGAGGAGAGTCTGGGTTCAATTACCATTCTTTAGGAAATGATTCAACTGTAACTGTAACTGAATTACATCCGGTGATTGCTTAGCCTTTACTTCTCCCTTTACCTCAGATCAGAGGTCTTCAGTCAGTGGGGAGTGAAGGAAATGCAGAGTGGGGGGATGTGagcttgtaaaatatatatttaatttaaacactTCTAATGAAACTAAGGAAATGTTCTTATTTTTCACTAATTTGGAACACTggttaattatatttttacaataaGGAACCATCATCAGTGTCAGGTGAGAGGGGGCTGCGAATGGACCCATGGATGAGGAGAGAAAGCCCCCCAGAGCAGGAGtgtttgttctgtttatatGAACAGAAAAGCGGATGCTCTTATCGTCATGTGcttcagtttattttattttttttgttcccgGTTAATAGCATACAATAAAAGCCCTGGAAAAATGggatgaattatttttttttgtataatgtcTGTGTTTTAACAGAACTACAGTTTTTATGAAAGACTAATTTCAGATCTTGGATCTGATAATAAAGTATTATCTGATCTAATCTGATCTAATCTAATGAATCTGTTTTTTGTATAATGTCTGTGTTTTAACGTTAATTGTTGGTATGTTAATGTATTGTGTGTTAACAGAGCTACAATTTTCATGAAGGACTAATTTCAGATCTTGGATCTGATAATAAAGTATTATCtgatctaatctaatctaatgaatctgttttttttttgtataatgtcTGTGTTTTAACGTTAATTGTTGTAATGTTAATGTATTGTGTGTTAACAGAGCTACAATTTTCATGAAGGACTAATTACAGATCTTGGATCTGATAATAAAGTATTATCTTATCtgatctaatctaatctaatgaatctgtttgttttttggttgttttttacACAAATGTTGCCGTAGTTTACTTATGGAGACGAATTGGGGGTCTCCAGAGGAAACAGTTTGAATACCTCTGCTTAAGATGAGGTGCAAAAACACTTGACTTACACATctactaacaaagtatgcacaaCAGCAGATGGACGATAATACTGTCCTAACAGTCACTGGAGATGAATGGACAGtgattgtagaaacaaggaggtggttttaatgttatggctggtatGTGTCTCGTGTGTTACCTGAGCTTTGTTCTCAGCTGCTGAGTCTTTCTGCAGAAGCTGAAGTCCCAGGTTGGAGATTTCCTTCTTGATGCTGACCATGATGTCCGAGTAGTTCTCGTACTTCTTCAGCTGATTGGACAGGTCCATCACACTGTCCCGAACAAAGTCGTTCTCTCTGGTCAGGTTCGTCTTTATCGTCTGTGAATAAATGACGCAAGTAACTCTCAGCACACATTCTCAGCACCCACCCCTGCCTTTACAGGATCTAACTGATAAAGTACACACACAATCGCATTACAGTTCCCttacctcctccagggtgttcATCTGGTCCACGACTTTGTTCATGTAGGCGTGAACCTTCATCAGATCCATACTGTACAGTGTCCCCTCCAGCAGGTCCACCATGGAATGAAGCTAAACATacaaccagacacacacacaatatacacaatgAATGTGTTGCTTAGTATTGACAAAGTAGCTTTGCTATTGGTAAAAAAATGGTCCAAAAATGGCCAAAGCCGAAGCTGTTACTTTAATTTTGAGTTttaaatttgtaaaatgtttgtaatttaTCTGTAATAATGCAGCAGGTACATTCTgacatcattccaccttaaatagtacaGCAGGTACATTCTGACATcactccatcttaaatagtacAGCAGGTACATTCTGACATCATTCCACCTCAAATAGTACAGCAGGTACATTCTgacatcattccaccttaaatagtacaGCAGGTACATTCTgacatcattccaccttaaatactacaGCAGGTACATTCTGACTTCATTCCACCTCAAATAGTACAGCAGGTACATTCTgacatcattccaccttaaatagtacaGCAGGTACATTCTGACATCATTCTATCTCAAATAGTACAGCAGGTACATTCTGACATCATTCCACCTCAAATAGTACAGCAGGT
This window contains:
- the olfml2a gene encoding olfactomedin-like protein 2A isoform X1, with the protein product MWIYSNILACACVLALTEHAFAVSKLFGDVEPVRMTSEGSDCRCKCMMRPLSAEACARLREGTLRVDDFYAVETVSSGSDCKCSCSAPPSSLNPCENEWKTEKLKKQAPELLKLHSMVDLLEGTLYSMDLMKVHAYMNKVVDQMNTLEETIKTNLTRENDFVRDSVMDLSNQLKKYENYSDIMVSIKKEISNLGLQLLQKDSAAENKAQATENKKPKEVVKATNKKPPVAKAPPKQAKEKPVKPKKEPQAKAVKPAKPDPTAKAKTLGHQPGVIRGITYYKASRVDDTDGDDTARGERESPAKTHTVHQIEGRGGSELVLDAIEGTTTLAPTTTTTTTTSTAAAVRTTTTTAASKTTSAEELLTTSSTQATPATERPVITVTLGPRSKDSAGKVNANKAAGKSLECEGTIASVEMPEKHHSYGRNEGAWMKDPLAKDNKIFVTNYYYGNNLVEFRNLENFKQGRWSNLYKLPYNWIGTGHVVFNGAFYYNRAFTKNIIKYDLRMRYVAAWTLLHDVVYEDTTPWKWRGHSDIDFAVDESGLWVIYPSLDYDYSHHEVIVISKLDPGDLSTKKETTWRTGLRRNSYGNCFIVCGVLYAVDSYNQKEGEISYAYDTHTNTEAAPRLPFTNEHAFVTQVDYNPKEKVLYAWDNGHQVTYNIHFVDQ
- the olfml2a gene encoding olfactomedin-like protein 2A isoform X2: MWIYSNILACACVLALTEHAFAVSKLFGDVEPVRMTSEGSDCRCKCMMRPLSAEACARLREGTLRVDDFYAVETVSSGSDCKCSCSAPPSSLNPCENEWKTEKLKKQAPELLKLHSMVDLLEGTLYSMDLMKVHAYMNKVVDQMNTLEETIKTNLTRENDFVRDSVMDLSNQLKKYENYSDIMVSIKKEISNLGLQLLQKDSAAENKAQATENKKPKEVVKATNKKPPVAKAPPKQAKEKPVKPKKEPQAKAVKPAKPDPTAKAKTLGHQPGVIRGITYYKASRVDDTDGDDTARGERESPAKTHTVHQIEGRGGSELVLDAIEGTTTLAPTTTTTTTTSTAAAVRTTTTTAASKTTSAEELLTTSSTQATPATERPVITVTLGPRSKDSAGKVNANKAGKSLECEGTIASVEMPEKHHSYGRNEGAWMKDPLAKDNKIFVTNYYYGNNLVEFRNLENFKQGRWSNLYKLPYNWIGTGHVVFNGAFYYNRAFTKNIIKYDLRMRYVAAWTLLHDVVYEDTTPWKWRGHSDIDFAVDESGLWVIYPSLDYDYSHHEVIVISKLDPGDLSTKKETTWRTGLRRNSYGNCFIVCGVLYAVDSYNQKEGEISYAYDTHTNTEAAPRLPFTNEHAFVTQVDYNPKEKVLYAWDNGHQVTYNIHFVDQ